Below is a genomic region from Lonsdalea populi.
CCGCTTCTCACAGCATCAGCCTTGCCTGTTCATCCCAAAAGAGTGGTTCGCGCGGATTGAGGAAAGCCTGCGGCTGGTCGATGAACAGATAGAACAGTCTCGACAGGAGTAACCCCCAATGCTGACGCTGGAATCGCTGGAGCTCCTGCTTTCTATTGATGAAAACCATCTCCTGGACGATATGCTCGTCACGCTGCTGTCGACGCCGCAACTGGCGATGTTCTTCGAAAAGCATCCGCGACTAAAATCCGCCGTCATGAACGATCTCCCCAAGTGGAAAACGCTTTTGCAGCAGCGGATCCATACCACGGCGGCCCCGGAAGAACTCGAAAAGGAAGTGGCGGGCTACCAACAGGCGCTGGCCACCAGCCGCCATACTTTGCCATCCCGCATGCCGGAGCTGATGATGCTGCTGAAAGAAGTCAATTCGCCGTTTCTGGCTCAGGCGGACAAACTACGCCACTCGCCGGATACCTCCGACCATGAGATGAGCCAGGGATTACATGCGCTGTTTATCCAGCGCTGGCGCGCCAGCCTGACGCAGCAGACGCTGGAGCTGCATCACCGGATCGTCGAGCAGGAGCGGGATACTCTGCTAGAGGAGTTGCAGCAGCGTCTCACCGTCACCCAATCACTCATTCCGGTATTGGCGGAAAACGATACCGCTTCAGGTCGATTATGGGATCTCAGCGCAGGGAAGCGTCTGCTCCCGGATCTGCAACCGTTGCTCGCCACCAGCGCCTTCTTGCAGCAACAGCCTGAACTCCAGCAATTGGCCGAACGCCTGGGCCGCAGCAATGAAACCAAAACGGTACTCAGTCACACGGCGCCGCTCGAAACGTTCAAGGTGATGATTCGCGAGCCGTCCCTGACGCCGGAACAGGTCAGCGGCATTCACCAGAGCGATGATATTCTGCGATTGATCCCGACTGAGCTGTCAACGCTTGGCGTTGACGAACTGGAGTACGAGTTCTATCGCCGGCTGGCGGAACATCGCCTGCTTACTTACCGCCTGCAGGGCGAAGGCTGGCGAGAAAAGATTCAGAAGCGTCCGGTCGTTCGTCAAAATCAGGAGCAGCAGCCGCGCGGGCCGTTCGTCCTCTGCGTCGATACCTCCGGCTCGATGGGCGGCTTCAATGAGCGATGCGCCAAAGCATTCTGTCTGGCATTAATGCGCATCGCGCTGGAAGATAATCGCCGCTGCTACATCATGCTGTTCTCGACGGGCGTCGTGAGCTACGAGCTGACATCCGCCAACGGTCTGGACGAAGCGATTCGCTTCCTTAATCAGTCGTTTCGCGGCGGTACGGACGTGGCGGACTGCGTCGCCGCGCTGCTGGATATCATGATCAGTCAGCAATGGCAGGACGCGGACGCCGTCATGATCTCGGATTTTA
It encodes:
- the viaA gene encoding ATPase RavA stimulator ViaA; this encodes MLTLESLELLLSIDENHLLDDMLVTLLSTPQLAMFFEKHPRLKSAVMNDLPKWKTLLQQRIHTTAAPEELEKEVAGYQQALATSRHTLPSRMPELMMLLKEVNSPFLAQADKLRHSPDTSDHEMSQGLHALFIQRWRASLTQQTLELHHRIVEQERDTLLEELQQRLTVTQSLIPVLAENDTASGRLWDLSAGKRLLPDLQPLLATSAFLQQQPELQQLAERLGRSNETKTVLSHTAPLETFKVMIREPSLTPEQVSGIHQSDDILRLIPTELSTLGVDELEYEFYRRLAEHRLLTYRLQGEGWREKIQKRPVVRQNQEQQPRGPFVLCVDTSGSMGGFNERCAKAFCLALMRIALEDNRRCYIMLFSTGVVSYELTSANGLDEAIRFLNQSFRGGTDVADCVAALLDIMISQQWQDADAVMISDFIAQRLPESLIAEVRRRQRQYHHRFHAVAMSDHGKPGILHIFDHIWRFNTGLKSRLQRRLHHSKS